The DNA region GAGTTTTCGTATAAAAATGAAGGCATTTCATATTTTTCCCATATTTCTTTAGCCACATCTTTTGAAAGAGAAACACATTCTTCGACTGTTGAGTTTTTTATTGGTATAAAAGGCACTACATCTACAGCACCCATTCTTGGATGTTGTCCCTTATGTTCATTCATGTTTATTTCTTTTATTGCTGTACCTATTGCGGCAACAACAGCATCTTTTAAAGGTGTAGGTTCTCCTACGACTGTTACAACACATCTATTGTGATCTTCATCCCAAGAATAATCTAAGAGTTTTACACCATCTTTAGCTCTAAAGTTTTCAACTATTTTTTCAATAACATTTATATTTCTTCCTTCAGAAAAATTAGGTACACATTCTATAATTTTGCTAAAAGCCATTTTGAATTCCCTCACTTTTTATTTTATTTTATATCATTTATTAATGTATCTATCATTTCATCATCACTTATATACGGTATGGTTATGTGATTTTCTGTGTAATTTATATTGTATTCTATTGAAGTATTTATTGAATTTTCATTTCTTGCCCAAGCACGTCTTGCAACTCCACCCATTACATCCCATGGAATTGCCATTTTTATTATATTGTCAACTCTTTCTGAGCCATCTAATACAAGGCCAAAACCTCCATTGATAGATTTTCCAATTCCTACTCCACCACCATTATGCAATGCGATCAAACTCATACCACGAGCTGCATTTCCTGCATAACATTGAGTTGCCATATCGGCCATTATATTAGAACCATCTTTTATATTTGCAGTTTCTCTATAAGGTGAGTCTGTACCACCTGTATCATGATGGTCTCTTCCTATCATAACAGGTCCTATTTCTCCGTTTTTGACCATTTCATTAAATTTTAAAGCTATAGTCATTCTCCCGAGGGCATCTTGATAAAGTATTCTTGCTTGAGTGCCTACAACAAGGTTGTTTTTTTCTGCGTCTCTTATCCAAACCCAATTATCTCTATCTTGGCCTCTTCTGTCCGGATTTATACAGTTCATAGCTGCTTTATCTGTTTTTATAAGATCTTCTTTACTTCCAGACAGACATACCCATCTAAATGGACCATATCCATAGTCAAAAAGCATAGGGCCCATTATATCTTCGACATAAGAAGGGAATATAAAACCTTCTGAAGTATCTTTACCATTTTTTGAAATTTCTTTAGCACCTGCATCAAACACTGCTTTCATAAAACTATTTCCATAATCAAAGAAATAAGTTCCTTTTTCTACAAGTTTTTTTATAGCATTAAAATGTCTTATAAGAGTTTCATTTACAAGAGTTTTAAATTTATTTTTATTTGAGGATAATAAACTTGTCCTTTCTTCAAATGTTATTCCAATAGGACAATAACCACCATCATATGGAGCATGACAAGATGTTTGATCAGATAATAAATCTATATGAATATTATTTTCAACGGCATATTCGAGTAAATCAACTATATTTCCATGAAAAGCTATAGATAAAGTTTCATTGTTTTTTTGAGCTTCTTTCGCAATTTTGAAGGCTTCTTCAGGTGATTCAGCTATTTTGCCGACCCATCCTTGATCATGTCTTGTTTCTATTCTTGAATAATCTACTTCTGCAACTATGGCAACACCATTTGCAATTTCAGCAGCCTTTGGTTGAGCACCACTCATTCCGCCGAGTCCAGATGAAACAAATAATTTTCCTTTTAAATCTTTATCTGAATCTATACCAAGTTTTAATCTACCGGCATTTAAAAGTGTGTTGAATGTTCCATGAACAATACCTTGAGGACCTATATACATCCAACCTCCTGCAGTCATCTGGCCATAATTGGCAACACCAAGTGCTTGAGCTTTTATCCAATTTTCTTGATCATCAAAAAGACCAATCATCAAAGCATTTGTTATTATAACTCTTGGAGCCATTTTATGAGATTTAAAAAGTCCTAAAGGGTGACCAGATTCTACAACTAAAGTTTGTTCATCTGTCATCACTTCGAGATATTTTTTTATCAATCTATATTGCATCCAATTTTGACAAACTTGTCCTGTTTCGCCATATGTAACGAGTTCATAAGGATATAATGCAACATCGAAATCAAGATTGTTATCTATCATAACTTGAAAAGCTTTGGCTTCTATTATATTACCCCTATATTCGTTTATTGGTTTACCTTTAATATTACCTTCGGGTCTAAATCTATAGCCATAAATCCTACCTTTTTCCATCAGTTCATTTAAAAATTCTTTTGCCATCATTTCATGATGTTCCTTAGGTATATACCTTAAAGCATTTTTTAATGCGAGCTTTATTTCATTTTTGTTTAAAGTTAGTTCTCTCTTTGGAGCTCTTCTTATATCTTTTTTAAACTTTGGATATTCTGGCAATTCGTTGTCCAATTTAATGGTCATAGCTTTAGAAATATCATAATTAATATCCATAAAACCCCTCCTTTTTTGTTTTAATTATAATTATGTTTATACTATTCTGTATATTCAAACAAATTATAACATTTTAAAAAAAATTAAATAAGGGATTTCATGGATAATTACATGTAAATAATAGTAAATATAACTAAAAATCTTTAGGTATTTTGAAAATAGATATTTCATTGAAAAAAATTTCATAAAAAAAGGGAAGGATTTTTTAAATCCTTCCAAAATCTTTCAAATAAAAGAGGTTTTTTACTGTGAGAAGTCCGCTCCATATTTTTTTTGAAATATTCCAATTTGTTTCATCCCAACCCCATTGCCAGATGGGTGTCCAACTTCCATTGTTATTTTGGCTTTTTATTAAATAATTTAAATAATCATTTATAACTGAAGAAAAATCATCTGCAAAGTCAGAATTTTTATTGAATATAAACATTGAAGGAACTGCTGAATAAGTTTTCCATCCTTCTTCAGTATATTTTAAAGTGTTTTTTATCAACACTTTTAGTTTTGGATATAATAAAGCTTTTAATTCGTCTTGAAAATTTTCATACATTCTTATATAACAACTCAATTCATGCATTTCAATTTCTGTTTTATAAATTAAATTTTTAATAGCCTTGTCATTTAATTGATTTAATATTTTATAATCGATGATTTCAAATGAATTATTTAAATAACCAGTTATTTCGGCGGAAGGATTACCCCAATCATCTTCATTATCATCATCTTCATTATAATGCCACCAAGGTGCATGCGGAAAATTATTAATAGTTTTAGGAACACTTATCCATCTTAAATTCTCTTTATCCATAGAATATATAAAATAATTTAATCCATTTTTTTTAATTTCTTGAACATCATCAGAATTTTCATTTAAGTAATCTAAATATTGAAAAGCAAATGTAGTTGCAATAGGAGAAGATTCTTTTAACCAGAAATCAGGTTCTATTCCATGGCCAAAACCACCGTCTTCATTTTGATAATTTTTTAATACCTTTAAAAAATCATGTGAACATTTGTTTTTAAATATCAATTCAAATAAACATATATCTATATCTCTTGCATTATTATATATATAATTTTCAGCCATTTCAAAACTACTTTTTTTAAAAGGAATCACAAAATCACCCCCCTCATAGTATATTATACATAATTTTAAGATAAAAGTAAATATAAATTAAAATTATACACCAAATATTAATAAAATATAGTATAATATATTAAAACGTGTTGGAGGTGTTATATATGTACAATATTTATGTTATGGATGATAAGATGAATATAATAAATATTCAAGGATATTCAGTCGGATATATAAGTCGTGCTGGAAAAATATTTAGAAATAATAAATTAGAAAACATAAAAATTGGAAAATTTGGAAAAATATATTTAAATGATGAAATTGTGGGAAGTCTTGAAAATAAGATTATATGCATAATGAAAAATAAAGATCCATTCATAAATGAAGATGAATTTCAAAATATAGAAAGATATGAGTATTTAGAGTTTGAAAATCCTTATTTTTACAGAAGGACACAATTAATAACAGATTTTTTGAAAAAACATGAAAATTATGAACAAAAGAATTCCATGTTCATAGATAATGAAAAAATAAAATTTTCTTTTAGAAAACCAAATGAACTTGAAAAATTGTTAAAAGAACTTTTTAAAATTAAATATAATAATCCACTTGAAATGTTTAAACCGCAAGAATTTGAAAAACCTTATAATATTGAAG from Oceanotoga teriensis includes:
- a CDS encoding urocanate hydratase, which gives rise to MDINYDISKAMTIKLDNELPEYPKFKKDIRRAPKRELTLNKNEIKLALKNALRYIPKEHHEMMAKEFLNELMEKGRIYGYRFRPEGNIKGKPINEYRGNIIEAKAFQVMIDNNLDFDVALYPYELVTYGETGQVCQNWMQYRLIKKYLEVMTDEQTLVVESGHPLGLFKSHKMAPRVIITNALMIGLFDDQENWIKAQALGVANYGQMTAGGWMYIGPQGIVHGTFNTLLNAGRLKLGIDSDKDLKGKLFVSSGLGGMSGAQPKAAEIANGVAIVAEVDYSRIETRHDQGWVGKIAESPEEAFKIAKEAQKNNETLSIAFHGNIVDLLEYAVENNIHIDLLSDQTSCHAPYDGGYCPIGITFEERTSLLSSNKNKFKTLVNETLIRHFNAIKKLVEKGTYFFDYGNSFMKAVFDAGAKEISKNGKDTSEGFIFPSYVEDIMGPMLFDYGYGPFRWVCLSGSKEDLIKTDKAAMNCINPDRRGQDRDNWVWIRDAEKNNLVVGTQARILYQDALGRMTIALKFNEMVKNGEIGPVMIGRDHHDTGGTDSPYRETANIKDGSNIMADMATQCYAGNAARGMSLIALHNGGGVGIGKSINGGFGLVLDGSERVDNIIKMAIPWDVMGGVARRAWARNENSINTSIEYNINYTENHITIPYISDDEMIDTLINDIK